A single window of Halobacterium jilantaiense DNA harbors:
- a CDS encoding cystathionine gamma-synthase, protein MSDDDSDERFETRAIHAGQEPDEETGALMTPIFANSTYVQDGPGEDRGYEYSRTGNPTRDDLEDNLASLEGGEYGRAFSSGMGAINTVLNLLEAGDHVVAGDDVYGGTHRIFTQVYEDYDIDFDFVDTTDHDAVRDAMRESTELVWAETPTNPLMNVNDISALSDIAHDHDALCAVDNTFATPYLQRPLEFGADIVCHSLTKYLGGHSDLVAGALVTDDEELDEQFGFYQNSVGATPSPFDCFLVLRGTKTLGVRMDRHCETAAELAEWLDDHEHVSTVYYPGLEDHPGHELAAEQMDDFGGMLSFELDASLEEASEFVSQTEVFTLAESLGGVESLIESPAAMTHAAIPKEEREAAGLTDGLVRASVGIEHVDDLKADLQQAIEAALETA, encoded by the coding sequence ATGAGTGACGACGACAGCGACGAGCGCTTCGAGACGCGCGCCATCCACGCGGGCCAGGAGCCCGACGAGGAGACGGGCGCGCTGATGACGCCCATCTTCGCGAACTCCACGTACGTCCAGGACGGCCCCGGCGAGGACCGCGGCTACGAGTACTCCCGGACCGGGAACCCGACGCGGGACGACCTAGAGGACAACCTCGCGAGTCTGGAGGGCGGCGAGTACGGCCGCGCGTTCTCCTCGGGGATGGGCGCAATCAACACCGTCCTGAACCTCCTCGAAGCCGGCGATCACGTGGTCGCAGGCGACGACGTGTACGGCGGCACCCACCGCATCTTCACGCAGGTGTACGAGGACTACGACATCGACTTCGACTTCGTGGACACGACGGACCACGACGCAGTCCGGGACGCGATGCGTGAGTCGACGGAGCTCGTCTGGGCGGAGACGCCGACGAACCCCCTGATGAACGTTAACGACATCAGCGCGCTGTCGGACATCGCCCACGACCACGACGCGCTCTGCGCCGTCGACAACACGTTCGCGACGCCGTACCTCCAGCGCCCGCTGGAGTTCGGCGCGGACATCGTCTGCCACAGCCTCACGAAGTACCTCGGCGGGCACTCCGACCTCGTCGCGGGCGCGCTGGTCACCGACGACGAGGAACTGGACGAACAGTTCGGCTTCTACCAGAACTCTGTCGGCGCGACGCCGAGCCCGTTCGACTGCTTCCTCGTCCTCCGCGGCACGAAGACCCTCGGCGTGCGCATGGACCGGCACTGCGAGACGGCCGCCGAACTCGCCGAGTGGCTGGACGACCACGAGCACGTCAGCACCGTCTACTACCCCGGGCTCGAAGACCACCCCGGCCACGAACTCGCGGCAGAGCAGATGGACGACTTCGGCGGGATGCTCTCCTTCGAGTTGGACGCCAGCCTGGAGGAAGCCAGCGAGTTCGTCAGCCAGACCGAGGTGTTCACGCTCGCCGAGTCGCTCGGCGGCGTCGAGTCGCTCATCGAGTCCCCCGCGGCGATGACCCACGCCGCCATCCCGAAAGAGGAACGCGAGGCCGCCGGGCTGACTGACGGACTCGTGCGCGCGAGCGTCGGCATCGAACACGTCGACGACCTCAAGGCCGACCTCCAGCAGGCCATCGAGGCCGCGCTGGAGACGGCGTAA
- a CDS encoding 50S ribosomal protein L21e, whose amino-acid sequence MPNSNGPLSNSGGKLTNDPRERGTSPPQRAIADFDEGQKVHLKIDPSVQDGRFHPRFSGQTGTVVGTQGSAFKVEVNDGGMDKVLIAGAAHLRAQEE is encoded by the coding sequence ATGCCGAACTCCAACGGACCTCTCAGCAACAGTGGTGGGAAGCTCACGAACGACCCGCGAGAGCGGGGGACGTCGCCGCCCCAGCGCGCCATCGCCGACTTCGACGAGGGCCAGAAAGTCCACCTGAAGATCGACCCGAGCGTGCAGGACGGTCGCTTCCACCCGCGGTTCAGCGGTCAGACCGGAACCGTGGTCGGCACGCAGGGCTCCGCGTTCAAGGTCGAAGTCAACGACGGCGGGATGGACAAAGTCCTCATCGCGGGCGCGGCCCACCTTCGCGCGCAGGAGGAGTAA
- a CDS encoding RNA polymerase Rpb4 family protein gives MTIFKETVETEPLTVSEAKELLSEVEAERALDEDRELRFELARAIEHTNRFAVLEPEESREFVTELLDLDVLDDESVAYKIVDLLPRTRTELRSVFANERYALSGDELDEILDVVAKYA, from the coding sequence ATGACTATCTTCAAGGAGACAGTCGAGACGGAGCCGCTGACGGTCTCGGAGGCCAAGGAGCTGCTCTCCGAGGTCGAGGCCGAGCGAGCGCTCGACGAGGACCGCGAACTGCGGTTCGAGCTGGCGCGGGCCATCGAGCACACCAACCGGTTCGCAGTGCTGGAGCCGGAGGAGTCCCGGGAGTTCGTCACCGAGCTGCTGGATCTGGACGTCCTCGACGACGAGTCGGTCGCGTACAAGATCGTCGACCTGCTGCCGCGGACGCGGACGGAGCTGCGGTCGGTGTTCGCGAACGAGCGGTACGCGCTGTCCGGCGATGAGCTGGACGAGATTCTGGACGTCGTCGCGAAGTACGCCTAG
- a CDS encoding DUF655 domain-containing protein: protein MSDTSSTDDEEYAVVLDFLAHGRSDGRSYGDGAVAYAVSTADFTLYELSLAGDADISILDRVRVRPDFEGGIERGHTVEYDDLSDGARSELDYVVEDVVDANEQRFVDFYNDAQPISLRLHQLNLLPGIGDKLRDNILDERKRHGPFESFEDVGERVDGLHNPQEVIVERILDEIRDDDLKYYNFATS from the coding sequence ATGAGTGATACGTCTTCGACGGACGACGAGGAGTACGCCGTCGTCTTGGACTTCCTCGCGCACGGCCGGTCGGACGGCCGGAGCTACGGGGACGGTGCGGTGGCCTACGCGGTCTCCACCGCCGACTTCACCCTCTACGAGCTGAGTCTGGCGGGCGACGCCGACATCTCCATTCTCGACCGCGTCCGGGTCCGTCCGGACTTCGAAGGCGGCATCGAACGCGGCCACACCGTCGAGTACGACGACCTCTCCGACGGCGCGCGCTCGGAACTCGACTACGTCGTCGAGGACGTCGTGGACGCCAACGAGCAGCGCTTCGTGGACTTCTACAACGACGCCCAGCCCATCTCGCTGCGGCTCCACCAGCTGAACCTCCTGCCGGGCATCGGCGACAAACTCCGGGACAACATCCTCGACGAGCGCAAGCGCCACGGCCCCTTCGAGAGCTTCGAGGACGTCGGCGAGCGCGTCGACGGCCTGCACAACCCCCAGGAGGTCATCGTGGAGCGCATCCTCGACGAAATCCGGGACGACGACCTGAAGTACTACAACTTCGCGACCTCGTAG
- a CDS encoding 16S ribosomal RNA methyltransferase A has translation MTASRDPDALIRRAGRPDPEFDQHFLVDDRVLDRIPTYAEAFDCSHVLEVGAGTGALTDRLLAVAGHVTAVERDADYAEFLREEFADEIAAGDLTVLQGDALDVDLPEFSCSVSNLPYGVSSEVTFRLLPEGEPLVLMYQLEFAERMAAEPGTSDYGRLSVAAQHYADVELVETVPAEAFDPQPRVQSAVVRLTPRAPDYEVGDEAFFLDFVKALFTQRRKTTRNAIRNTAHISGLSDADAVVDAVDESVLDQRPGNLDPATFAALANVALGIERGGGR, from the coding sequence ATGACTGCTTCGCGGGACCCGGACGCGCTGATTCGACGAGCGGGGCGACCAGACCCCGAGTTCGACCAGCACTTCCTCGTCGACGACCGGGTGCTGGACCGGATTCCGACGTACGCTGAGGCCTTCGACTGCAGCCACGTGCTCGAAGTGGGCGCGGGAACGGGCGCGCTCACTGACCGGCTGCTCGCGGTCGCGGGCCACGTGACAGCGGTCGAGCGCGACGCGGACTACGCCGAGTTCCTCCGCGAGGAGTTCGCCGACGAGATTGCCGCCGGCGACCTCACCGTCCTGCAGGGCGACGCGCTCGACGTCGACCTCCCCGAGTTCTCGTGTTCGGTGTCGAATCTGCCGTACGGCGTCTCCAGCGAGGTGACGTTCCGTCTGCTGCCCGAGGGCGAGCCGCTGGTCCTGATGTACCAGTTGGAGTTCGCCGAGCGCATGGCGGCTGAGCCGGGAACGAGTGACTACGGCCGGCTGTCGGTGGCCGCCCAGCACTACGCGGACGTGGAACTCGTGGAGACTGTGCCCGCTGAGGCGTTCGACCCGCAGCCGCGGGTGCAGAGCGCGGTCGTCCGGCTGACGCCGCGCGCGCCGGACTACGAGGTCGGTGACGAGGCGTTCTTCCTCGACTTCGTGAAGGCGCTGTTCACGCAGCGCCGGAAGACCACGCGGAACGCCATCCGGAACACCGCCCACATCTCGGGGCTCTCGGACGCCGACGCGGTCGTGGACGCCGTCGACGAGTCCGTCCTCGACCAGCGTCCCGGGAACCTCGACCCTGCGACGTTCGCGGCCCTGGCGAACGTCGCGCTCGGCATCGAGCGGGGTGGTGGGCGGTGA
- a CDS encoding mechanosensitive ion channel family protein: MTGLGAVTGLLGDLSAAERTVWSVVTVAALVGALWLARREFGRRESRVVRVAVAVLSLVAVGGVVAALVVVWGLESEALERVKGLQVGAAVVVRLALTMGFFAAVYVATGLLDRTVERLTKTQDGVTDHQAEILFRILQITMYIAALVAGLGFWNVNLGGLLIGAGFAGIVLGMAARQTLGAVIAGLVLMFSRPFEIGDWVKIGDKHGIVTDITIVNTRLQTFDGEYVMLPNDLVGSNEVVNRSRKGRLRIHVEVGVDYGTDVEHAMEVAKSTLSDLDDVLSVPRPQVVLKEMADSAVVLDMRVWIDKPSSRRRWRAQTAVIREVKAAFEAEGIKIPFPQREVSGRAETGGFRVRDQPAEDGDGNDAAEAREVEGGHD, encoded by the coding sequence GTGACTGGGCTCGGGGCCGTGACGGGTCTGCTCGGTGACCTGTCCGCGGCCGAGCGCACCGTCTGGTCGGTCGTCACGGTCGCGGCGCTGGTGGGGGCGCTGTGGCTGGCGCGCCGCGAGTTCGGACGCCGCGAGTCGCGGGTGGTGCGCGTCGCAGTTGCCGTGCTGTCGCTGGTCGCCGTCGGCGGCGTCGTGGCGGCCCTGGTCGTGGTGTGGGGACTGGAATCCGAAGCCCTGGAGCGCGTCAAGGGGCTTCAGGTGGGGGCGGCGGTCGTCGTGCGGCTGGCGCTGACGATGGGTTTTTTCGCGGCGGTGTACGTCGCGACGGGACTGCTCGACAGGACCGTCGAACGCCTCACGAAGACTCAGGACGGCGTCACCGACCATCAGGCCGAGATTCTGTTCCGCATCCTCCAGATCACGATGTACATCGCGGCGCTGGTGGCCGGCCTCGGCTTCTGGAACGTGAACCTCGGTGGCCTGCTCATCGGCGCGGGGTTCGCCGGCATCGTGCTCGGGATGGCCGCCCGGCAGACCCTGGGTGCGGTCATCGCCGGCCTCGTGCTGATGTTCTCCCGCCCGTTCGAGATTGGCGACTGGGTGAAAATCGGAGACAAACACGGCATCGTGACGGACATCACCATCGTGAACACGCGCCTGCAGACGTTCGACGGCGAGTACGTGATGCTGCCGAACGACCTCGTCGGGTCGAACGAGGTGGTGAACCGTTCGCGGAAGGGGCGGCTGCGAATCCACGTTGAGGTCGGCGTGGACTACGGGACGGACGTAGAACACGCGATGGAGGTGGCGAAATCGACGCTGAGCGACCTCGACGACGTGCTGTCGGTGCCGCGCCCGCAGGTCGTCCTGAAGGAGATGGCCGACTCGGCAGTGGTGCTGGACATGCGAGTGTGGATCGACAAGCCGAGTTCGCGGCGGCGCTGGCGCGCCCAGACGGCCGTCATCCGCGAGGTGAAGGCGGCCTTCGAGGCGGAAGGCATCAAGATCCCGTTCCCGCAGCGGGAAGTGTCGGGCCGCGCGGAGACCGGTGGCTTCCGGGTGCGCGACCAGCCGGCCGAAGACGGCGACGGGAACGACGCCGCGGAAGCCAGGGAAGTCGAGGGTGGGCATGACTGA
- a CDS encoding HemK2/MTQ2 family protein methyltransferase: MTDLADRRGAGTEVYQPAEDTHLLADAAVGEIPSRARVLDVGTGSGYVAATVRDETGADVVGADLNPFAVRQAADRGVPVVRSDLVSPFRADAFDVVVFNPPYLPRDEDAERDDWMEVALSGGETGREVVEDFFDTVGRVLAPEGFALVLVSTLTGVEEVVEYAGERGFSAAAIREESFPFETLTVLKLRR, translated from the coding sequence ATGACTGACCTCGCAGACCGGCGCGGAGCGGGCACGGAGGTCTACCAGCCTGCGGAGGATACCCACCTGCTGGCGGACGCGGCGGTCGGGGAGATTCCGTCGCGAGCGCGCGTACTCGACGTCGGCACCGGCTCGGGGTACGTCGCGGCGACGGTGCGCGACGAGACGGGTGCCGACGTGGTGGGGGCGGACCTGAATCCGTTCGCGGTGCGGCAAGCCGCCGACCGCGGCGTGCCCGTGGTGCGTTCGGACCTCGTGTCGCCGTTCCGCGCGGACGCCTTCGACGTGGTGGTGTTCAATCCGCCGTACCTGCCGCGGGACGAGGACGCCGAGCGCGACGACTGGATGGAGGTCGCGCTCTCCGGCGGGGAGACCGGCCGGGAGGTCGTCGAAGACTTCTTCGACACGGTCGGCCGGGTGCTCGCGCCCGAGGGGTTCGCGCTCGTGCTCGTGAGCACGCTGACGGGCGTCGAGGAGGTAGTCGAGTACGCAGGCGAGCGCGGGTTCTCGGCGGCGGCCATCCGGGAGGAGTCGTTCCCGTTCGAGACGCTGACCGTCCTCAAGCTCAGAAGATAA
- a CDS encoding 5-methyltetrahydropteroyltriglutamate--homocysteine methyltransferase: MTHIATTPGLFPLPDDAKEALSDLKGHQKGDLVSGDESADVSAVYDDVREELVAAQQDAGLDRIAEGQGRWDDMLAHPLTVHDNVSPGGIVRYYDNNNFYRDPVVEGELTFSGDLAADLEAAAELTDDLQAVAPGPYSLADLATDDHYGDEADFQAAVADFLAAELEAFPDGVETVFLLEPSLVENPPGDGADERASDAIDTVASAVDADVVAHPYWGALDEKVHAHLLDADVDAIGYDLVSNHDDNVYNVAEYGTKDSVALGVVDGQNTLVESPDTITERVDWFEGRVPNDFEDVYLTPNTGLFYLPVNRFEEKLQALGAATSDESVEEAEVEA, encoded by the coding sequence ATGACACACATCGCCACCACGCCCGGCCTGTTCCCGCTGCCCGACGACGCCAAGGAGGCGCTGTCGGACCTGAAGGGGCACCAGAAGGGCGACCTCGTCTCTGGCGACGAATCCGCGGACGTATCGGCCGTCTACGACGACGTCCGCGAGGAACTGGTCGCCGCCCAGCAGGACGCCGGTCTCGACCGAATCGCAGAGGGGCAGGGGCGCTGGGACGACATGCTCGCGCACCCGCTGACCGTCCACGATAACGTCTCGCCCGGCGGCATCGTGCGCTACTACGACAACAACAACTTCTACCGCGACCCAGTCGTCGAGGGCGAACTGACGTTCTCCGGCGACCTCGCCGCCGACCTCGAAGCCGCGGCCGAACTCACCGACGACCTGCAGGCGGTCGCCCCCGGTCCGTACTCGCTCGCCGACCTCGCGACCGACGACCACTACGGCGACGAAGCGGACTTCCAGGCGGCCGTCGCCGACTTCCTCGCGGCGGAACTCGAAGCGTTCCCCGACGGCGTCGAGACCGTGTTCCTGCTGGAGCCGTCGCTCGTGGAGAACCCGCCCGGTGACGGGGCCGACGAGCGCGCCAGCGACGCCATCGACACCGTCGCCTCGGCCGTCGACGCCGACGTGGTCGCCCACCCCTACTGGGGCGCGCTCGACGAGAAGGTCCACGCCCACCTGCTGGACGCCGACGTCGACGCCATCGGCTACGACCTCGTGTCGAACCACGACGACAACGTCTACAACGTCGCCGAGTACGGCACCAAGGACTCCGTCGCGCTGGGCGTGGTTGACGGGCAGAACACGCTCGTGGAGTCCCCGGACACCATCACCGAGCGCGTCGACTGGTTCGAGGGCCGCGTCCCCAACGACTTCGAAGACGTCTACCTCACCCCGAACACGGGACTGTTCTATCTCCCAGTGAACCGGTTCGAGGAGAAACTGCAGGCGCTCGGAGCCGCGACCAGCGACGAATCTGTCGAGGAAGCGGAGGTGGAAGCATGA
- a CDS encoding methionine synthase: MSGNREQFRPEDHPNDHFLLTTVVGSYPKPKWLDRSKDLLEDDDADFGEDEWTEAKDDAARLITEEHERAGLDVVVDGEMRRNEMVEFFAHRIDGYEFNGPVKVWGHNYFDKPSVVDEVSYDESWLVDEYEFTADVADHPVKVPITGPYTLANWSFNEAYDDEESLAYDLADLVNEEIEKLVDAGARYIQIDEPALATTPDDHAIVGECLERIAAGIPDDVRIGLHVCYGDYSRIYPEILEFPVDEFDLELANGDYDQLSVFEDPEFTADLALGVVDAHVAEVESVEEIEANIRKGLEVVPPEQLTVSPDCGVKLLPREVAYGKMANLVEAARNVEADLDSGDIDVSAPTPADD, encoded by the coding sequence ATGAGCGGGAACCGCGAGCAGTTCCGGCCCGAGGACCACCCGAACGACCACTTCCTGCTGACGACCGTCGTCGGCTCCTACCCGAAGCCGAAGTGGCTCGACCGCTCGAAGGACCTCCTCGAAGACGACGACGCCGACTTCGGCGAGGACGAGTGGACGGAAGCCAAGGACGACGCAGCCCGCCTCATCACTGAGGAACACGAGCGCGCCGGTCTCGACGTGGTCGTGGACGGCGAGATGCGGCGCAACGAGATGGTGGAGTTCTTCGCCCACCGCATCGACGGCTACGAGTTCAACGGTCCCGTCAAAGTCTGGGGGCACAACTACTTCGACAAACCCAGCGTCGTCGACGAGGTCAGCTACGACGAGTCGTGGCTCGTCGACGAGTACGAGTTCACCGCAGACGTCGCCGACCACCCGGTGAAAGTCCCCATCACGGGACCGTACACGCTCGCGAACTGGAGTTTCAACGAGGCCTACGACGACGAGGAGAGTCTCGCCTACGACCTCGCGGACCTCGTCAACGAGGAGATCGAGAAGCTCGTCGACGCCGGCGCGCGCTACATCCAGATCGACGAGCCCGCGCTCGCGACCACCCCCGACGACCACGCCATCGTCGGCGAGTGCCTCGAACGAATCGCCGCCGGCATCCCCGACGACGTCCGCATCGGTCTCCACGTCTGTTACGGCGACTACTCCCGCATCTACCCCGAGATTCTGGAGTTCCCGGTCGACGAGTTCGACCTCGAACTCGCGAACGGCGACTACGACCAGCTCTCGGTCTTCGAGGACCCCGAGTTCACGGCCGACCTCGCGCTCGGCGTCGTCGACGCTCACGTCGCCGAGGTCGAATCCGTCGAGGAAATCGAGGCGAACATCCGGAAGGGCCTCGAAGTCGTCCCGCCCGAACAGCTGACCGTCAGCCCCGACTGCGGCGTGAAGCTACTGCCCCGCGAGGTCGCCTACGGGAAGATGGCGAACCTCGTCGAGGCCGCCCGGAACGTCGAAGCCGACCTCGACAGCGGTGACATCGACGTTTCGGCACCGACTCCGGCCGACGACTAG
- the ndk gene encoding nucleoside-diphosphate kinase, with protein sequence MSDHDERTFVMVKPDGVQRGLIGDIVGRLEDKGLKMVGGKFMQISEDLAHEHYGEHEDKPFFDGLVEFITSGPVFAMVWEGADATRQVRQMMGATDAKEAAPGTIRGDYGNDLGHNIIHGSDHEDEGANEREIALFFDDDELVDWERDASAWVYEDLADH encoded by the coding sequence ATGAGCGACCACGACGAGCGCACGTTCGTGATGGTCAAGCCCGACGGCGTCCAGCGCGGGCTCATCGGCGACATCGTCGGCCGGCTCGAAGACAAGGGCCTGAAGATGGTCGGCGGGAAGTTCATGCAGATCAGCGAGGACCTCGCCCACGAGCACTACGGCGAGCACGAGGACAAGCCGTTCTTCGACGGGCTCGTCGAGTTCATCACGTCCGGGCCCGTGTTCGCGATGGTCTGGGAAGGTGCCGACGCCACCCGTCAGGTCCGCCAGATGATGGGTGCGACGGACGCCAAGGAGGCCGCGCCCGGCACCATCCGCGGCGACTACGGGAACGACCTCGGACACAACATCATCCACGGCAGCGACCACGAGGACGAGGGGGCAAACGAGCGCGAGATTGCCCTCTTCTTCGACGACGACGAACTCGTGGACTGGGAGCGCGACGCGTCTGCCTGGGTCTACGAGGACCTCGCGGACCACTGA
- a CDS encoding 50S ribosomal protein L24e, which yields MPQTRSCDYCGADIEPGSGTMFVHNDGSTVHFCSAKCEKNADLGREPRDLEWTEEEEAQEGN from the coding sequence ATGCCTCAGACTCGAAGCTGTGACTACTGTGGGGCTGACATCGAGCCCGGTTCGGGTACGATGTTCGTCCACAACGACGGGAGCACCGTGCACTTCTGTTCGGCGAAGTGCGAGAAGAATGCCGACCTCGGCCGCGAGCCGCGCGACCTCGAGTGGACCGAGGAAGAGGAAGCCCAGGAGGGCAACTAG
- a CDS encoding 30S ribosomal protein S28e has translation MSAEESEEGATPAEVIEVVGKTGMHGEAMQVKCRIQEGGNQGRIITRNVLGPVRVGDVIQLKETAREADSIGGQ, from the coding sequence ATGAGTGCAGAGGAATCCGAAGAGGGCGCCACGCCCGCCGAAGTCATCGAGGTCGTCGGCAAGACCGGGATGCACGGCGAGGCGATGCAGGTGAAGTGTCGCATCCAGGAGGGTGGCAACCAGGGCCGCATCATCACGCGGAACGTCCTGGGCCCCGTCCGAGTTGGTGACGTCATCCAGCTCAAGGAGACAGCACGCGAGGCGGACTCCATCGGTGGTCAGTGA
- the rpl7ae gene encoding 50S ribosomal protein L7Ae yields MPVYVDYDVPADLQERALEALEVARDTGSVKKGTNETTKAVERGNADIVFVAEDVSPEEIVMHLPELAAEKGIQVVFVETQDELGNAAGLEVGSAAAAVVDAGDAEDDVEDISTKVEDLQ; encoded by the coding sequence ATGCCAGTATACGTAGACTACGACGTCCCAGCAGACCTCCAGGAGCGAGCCCTCGAAGCGCTCGAAGTGGCTCGCGACACCGGTAGCGTGAAGAAAGGAACCAACGAGACGACGAAGGCCGTCGAGCGCGGCAACGCCGACATCGTGTTCGTCGCGGAGGACGTCTCCCCCGAGGAGATCGTCATGCACCTCCCCGAACTCGCCGCCGAGAAGGGCATTCAGGTCGTCTTCGTGGAGACCCAGGACGAGCTCGGTAACGCCGCCGGCCTCGAAGTCGGCTCCGCGGCCGCCGCCGTCGTCGACGCCGGCGACGCCGAGGACGACGTCGAGGACATCTCGACGAAGGTCGAGGACCTGCAGTAA